The following are encoded together in the Lathyrus oleraceus cultivar Zhongwan6 chromosome 3, CAAS_Psat_ZW6_1.0, whole genome shotgun sequence genome:
- the LOC127130204 gene encoding uncharacterized protein LOC127130204 → MEEFADLAAIHIFLTQNLIPILLADTYYSIHVRTQKKKGTIVCCTPLLYRWFISHLPSEGPFIENKDNMKWFQRIMSLKAEDIPWYSRVYDGVKLILNCGDFPNVPLLGTKGGSNYNPRLALRQLGYPMVDKPDLESVEGFVLYEEVEEPELIKKIVKAWGSICPQGRAEMGKKNCIAKEAYANWVKSRVSEVLLPFPPEPSMNLQSSKLENQPNSEMDELKNVIKTLEKENSDLKSKLAKTSLEKEILKFNLNQKRDRVRQVDDEVQTKVFKRLKVGDTLKGTYASLTTKKKQLAEA, encoded by the coding sequence ATGGAGGAGTTCGCAGACTTGGCTGCTATTCACATCTTTTTGACTCAGAACCTGATTCCCATTCTTCTTGCTGATACTTACTATTCCATTCACGTAAGGACCCAGAAGAAGAAAGGAACTATCGTCTGTTGCACCCCTTTACTGTATAGATGGTTTATTTCGCATTTACCCAGTGAAGGTCCTTTCATTGAGAACAAAGATAATATGAAGTGGTTCCAGAGGATCATGTCCTTAAAAGCCGAAGACATCCCTTGGTATTCTCGAGTGTATGATGGTGTCAAGCTTATCCTCAACTGTGGGGAttttcctaatgtgcctcttcttggtacaaaagGAGGAAGCAACTACAACCCGAGGTTAGCATTGCGACAACTTGGATATCCTATGGTGGACAAACCTGATCTCGAAAGTGTAGAAGGTTTTGTTTTGTACGAAGAAGTCGAAGAGCCAGAGTTGATCAAGAAGATTGTCAAAGCTTGGGGGTCGATTTGTCCTCAAGGAAGAGCAGAGATGGGTAAGAAGAATTGTATCGCTAAGGAAGCCTACGCCAATTGGGTCAAGAGCAGAGTCAGTGAGGTCTTATTGCCGTTCCCACCCGAACCATCCATGAACCTCCAATCTTCTAAGCTAGAGAACCAGCCTAATTCTGAGATGGATGAATTGAAGAATGTTATCAAGACTCTAGAGAAAGAGAATTCCGATCTCAAATCTAAGCTTGCTAAAACCTCATTGGAGAAAGAGATCTTGAAATTCAATCTGAATCAGAAAAGGGACCGAGTTCGCCAAGTTGATGATGAGGTACAAACTAAGGTTTTCAAAAGACTCAAAGTGGGTGACACCCTCAAAGGAACTTATGCCAGTCTAACGACCAAGAAGAAGCAGTTAGCCGAAGCCTAA
- the LOC127130203 gene encoding uncharacterized protein LOC127130203, which translates to MKMKMKNKRTCLKSMKKKKNRTCIKFSQQQSLSSTNSIIIAQPDFDFYLPDECWEHVFSFIIKPVNPVDVTTFIISPIFIDTEAINKLHFKSLSLVSKQFLSITNRIIFSTTINYHRIRLLPRFFSRFSNLNSLHLWFFSRDLDADIALALRDRPTLKSLCMSMIDLTDAKYITSRYIDSLLSLKGLNSLMFSDSQISDDLLYSIAREGLPLKKFVLEESTGYSYHGIYDLLSKCHGIQHLGLQRVDFLNNHHVSQFSLLLPDMVSINLSECPNLTESALFALIKNCHSLAEITIECVSIDSESVENAYTFKDFDINLQLKSLHFSANSFINDEIIILFASIFPNLQLLDLSYCYYISGKSICQVLTRCSKVTRLHLTKCENVKRIKMNFVAPQLEVLDLSGTSINDKTLYEISKSCRRLLRLLLIGCKYVTEKGVMRVIEKCRHLKEIYLRCCDKVNVDAIISSSSSLEKDKLLKLLKF; encoded by the coding sequence atgaagatgaagatgaagaacaagAGAACTTGTCTCAAATctatgaagaagaagaagaacagAACTTGTATCAAATTTTCACAACAACAATCTCTTTCTTCTACAAATTCAATTATAATTGCACAACCTGATTTTGATTTTTACTTACCTGATGAATGCTGGGAGCATGTCTTCTCATTCATCATCAAGCCCGTCAACCCTGTCGATGTCACCACATTCATCATCAGCCCGATCTTTATCGACACTGAAGCCATAAATAAACTCCACTTTAAATCCCTATCTCTAGTCTCAAAACAATTCCTCTCCATCACCAACCGTATCATATTCTCTACCACAATTAATTATCATCGAATTCGTTTACTCCCTCGTTTCTTCAGTAGATTCTCCAACCTTAATTCCCTTCACCTCTGGTTCTTCTCACGTGATCTAGATGCAGACATTGCCCTGGCTCTCCGTGACAGACCAACATTGAAATCTTTATGTATGTCCATGATTGACCTGACTGATGCAAAGTATATTACTTCACGTTACATTGATTCCTTGCTGAGTTTGAAGGGTTTGAATTCTCTTATGTTCTCAGATTCGCAAATATCGGATGATTTGCTTTACTCTATTGCAAGAGAGGGTCTTCCTTTGAAGAAGTTTGTTCTTGAAGAATCTACGGGTTATAGTTACCATGGAATTTATGATTTATTATCCAAGTGTCACGGGATACAACATTTGGGTCTTCAACGTGTTGATTTTCTAAATAATCATCATGTTTCCCAGTTCTCTTTGCTTCTTCCTGATATGGTATCTATAAACCTGAGTGAATGTCCCAACCTCACAGAATCAGCTTTGTTTGCACTCATTAAAAACTGTCATTCACTCGCTGAGATCACAATAGAATGCGTATCTATTGATAGTGAGAGTGTAGAAAATGCATATACTTTTAAAGATTTTGATATCAACCTTCAATTAAAGTCTCTACATTTTTCTGCCAATTCATTTATAAACGACGAGATCATCATATTGTTTGCTTCAATTTTCCCCAATTTGCAGCTTCTTGATTTGAGTTATTGCTATTACATATCTGGAAAAAGTATTTGTCAAGTTCTAACTAGATGCAGTAAGGTTACACGTTTGCACTTGACCAAGTGTGAAAATGTGAAACGAATTAAAATGAACTTTGTAGCTCCCCAGCTAGAAGTGTTGGACTTGTCTGGCACAAGTATTAATGATAAAACACTCTATGAGATTTCAAAGAGTTGTCGTAGACTTTTGCGACTATTACTAATAGGTTGTAAATATGTTACTGAAAAAGGGGTGATGCGTGTGATTGAAAAATGCAGACATTTGAAAGAGATCTATTTGAGATGTTGTGATAAAGTGAATGTTGATGCTATTATTTCATCAAGTTCATCATTAGAAAAAGATAAGTTGTTGAAGTTGCTGAAGTTTTGA